The Sphingomonas sinipercae genome contains a region encoding:
- the coaE gene encoding dephospho-CoA kinase (Dephospho-CoA kinase (CoaE) performs the final step in coenzyme A biosynthesis.): MITIALTGSIGMGKSTVAQMFEQAGIPVFDADAVVRRLQGAGGALVEKIEARFPGSTRDGAVDRDALSAKVLGHPDELAALEAIVHPAVHHERTRFIVENGDAQALLFDIPLLFETHGETAFDKVVVVSAPAEVQQQRVLGRPGMTQDRLDAILARQVPDAQKRAQADFVVDTGGDLSTTKAQVRDILACLGLAAGG, from the coding sequence ATGATCACCATTGCGCTCACCGGGTCGATCGGGATGGGCAAGTCCACCGTCGCGCAGATGTTCGAACAAGCGGGGATTCCTGTGTTCGACGCCGACGCGGTCGTCCGCCGGCTCCAGGGTGCGGGCGGCGCACTGGTCGAAAAGATCGAGGCGCGCTTTCCCGGCAGCACGCGCGACGGGGCGGTCGACCGCGACGCCTTGTCGGCCAAGGTGCTCGGCCATCCGGATGAGCTCGCCGCCCTGGAAGCGATCGTCCATCCGGCGGTCCATCACGAGCGCACCCGCTTCATCGTCGAGAATGGCGATGCGCAGGCGCTGTTGTTCGACATCCCCCTACTGTTCGAAACGCATGGGGAGACCGCCTTCGACAAGGTCGTGGTCGTGTCGGCGCCCGCCGAGGTCCAGCAACAGCGGGTGCTTGGCCGGCCGGGGATGACCCAGGACAGGCTGGACGCGATCCTTGCCCGGCAGGTGCCCGACGCGCAGAAGCGCGCGCAGGCCGATTTCGTGGTCGATACCGGCGGCGACCTATCCACAACCAAAGCCCAGGTGCGCGACATTCTCGCTTGTCTGGGACTCGCGGCAGGGGGATAA
- a CDS encoding MmcB family DNA repair protein has product MDIVLDSPCFADAPPIAAEVARGVTRLFCRQDLFAICEVPLPNGRRADMMAIDAKGCLTIVEIKVAKADLVGDCKWLDYLDYCDHFFWAVPPGLSHFLEEERFLPSEAGLIVADRYDAAMVRAASPRPLSPARRKAEVLRFARRAARRLSQQIDPTLGAGN; this is encoded by the coding sequence GTGGATATCGTGCTCGATTCGCCGTGCTTTGCCGACGCCCCGCCAATCGCGGCGGAGGTCGCGCGCGGCGTGACCCGGCTATTCTGCAGGCAGGACCTGTTCGCCATTTGCGAAGTGCCGCTGCCCAACGGGCGCCGCGCCGACATGATGGCGATCGATGCCAAGGGGTGCCTGACCATCGTCGAGATCAAGGTCGCCAAGGCCGACCTGGTCGGCGACTGCAAGTGGCTCGATTATCTCGATTATTGCGACCATTTCTTCTGGGCGGTGCCGCCCGGCCTGTCGCACTTCCTGGAGGAAGAGCGCTTCCTGCCGTCGGAAGCGGGCCTGATCGTCGCCGACCGCTACGATGCGGCGATGGTGCGCGCGGCCTCGCCCCGGCCGCTGTCGCCGGCCCGGCGCAAGGCGGAAGTCCTGCGTTTCGCCCGGCGCGCGGCGCGGCGGCTGTCGCAACAGATCGACCCGACGCTGGGCGCCGGAAATTAG
- a CDS encoding cell wall hydrolase has product MNASSVAPAQVGPKVEPLLAVNSVVVPTTVVPTPIEVVPADPATEVETTIPTPTPTVNPKADLATLVADLRSSDPGSRELECLAAGIYFESKSEPLAGQLAVGEVIANRASSGRFAKTYCGVLTQRGQFSFVRGGRWPAVAKSGRQWQTAVAIAKIVDQDLKDSAAGNALFFHAKRVSPGWRLKRVASIGNHVFYR; this is encoded by the coding sequence TTGAACGCCAGCTCGGTTGCGCCGGCCCAGGTCGGGCCTAAGGTCGAGCCGCTTCTCGCCGTCAATTCGGTCGTTGTCCCGACGACCGTAGTCCCGACGCCGATCGAAGTCGTGCCTGCCGATCCCGCCACGGAAGTAGAAACGACGATCCCGACCCCGACTCCGACGGTTAATCCGAAGGCCGACCTGGCGACCCTGGTTGCCGACCTTCGCAGTTCCGACCCGGGCAGCCGCGAGCTGGAATGCCTGGCCGCCGGCATCTATTTCGAATCCAAGAGCGAACCCCTGGCCGGCCAGCTGGCCGTTGGCGAAGTCATCGCCAATCGCGCCAGCAGCGGCCGCTTCGCCAAGACCTATTGCGGCGTGCTCACCCAGCGCGGCCAATTCTCCTTCGTTCGCGGCGGTCGCTGGCCGGCGGTCGCGAAGAGCGGGCGGCAATGGCAGACAGCGGTCGCCATCGCCAAGATCGTCGACCAGGATCTCAAGGATTCGGCCGCCGGCAACGCCTTGTTCTTCCACGCCAAGCGGGTCAGCCCGGGCTGGCGCCTGAAGCGCGTCGCCTCGATCGGCAATCACGTCTTTTACCGCTAG
- a CDS encoding ribosome hibernation promotion factor, with the protein MDVHVADHQVETGDSLKEQAIARVEEMTEKYAARSVGANVTFGKGPQNDFTCDIVAPVAQGVVLKAAHRAPTAEIAFQGAGDKIEKQLRRYARRLKEHRSNGAAPPMVDSNAGYTVFAGSGDEQEAPDNPTIVAETRVDIPRSSVADAVMLMDLRNTTALMFRNSNSGEFNLVYRRDDGNIGWVEPQG; encoded by the coding sequence GTGGACGTCCATGTCGCTGACCATCAAGTTGAAACCGGCGACTCGCTGAAAGAGCAGGCAATCGCTCGAGTCGAGGAAATGACCGAGAAATATGCCGCCCGCTCGGTCGGCGCCAACGTCACTTTCGGCAAGGGCCCGCAGAACGATTTCACCTGCGACATCGTCGCGCCGGTCGCGCAGGGCGTGGTGCTGAAAGCTGCACACCGCGCGCCGACGGCGGAAATCGCTTTCCAGGGCGCCGGAGACAAGATCGAGAAACAGCTGCGCCGCTACGCCCGCCGGCTCAAGGAGCATCGCTCGAACGGGGCCGCTCCGCCAATGGTCGATTCGAACGCCGGCTATACGGTGTTCGCCGGCTCGGGCGACGAGCAGGAAGCGCCCGACAATCCCACCATCGTCGCCGAGACCCGGGTCGATATCCCGCGTTCCAGCGTGGCCGATGCGGTGATGTTGATGGACCTGCGCAACACCACCGCGCTCATGTTCCGCAATTCGAACAGCGGCGAGTTCAACCTGGTGTATCGCCGCGACGACGGGAACATCGGCTGGGTCGAGCCGCAGGGCTGA
- a CDS encoding YcgN family cysteine cluster protein → MNVVKSSKPFWEKPLAQLDRGEWEALCDSCGRCCLHKLEDEETGELFATNVACTLLDRRHGRCSDYRNRKRRVSDCVILDRNKLGTLDWLPDTCAYRLRAEDKPLPQWHYLISGDRETVHEAGQSTRGWTVSEDDAGELEYHMVDRGL, encoded by the coding sequence ATGAACGTCGTGAAGTCCTCGAAACCCTTTTGGGAGAAGCCGTTAGCGCAGCTCGACCGCGGCGAGTGGGAGGCTTTGTGCGATAGCTGCGGGCGCTGCTGCCTGCACAAGCTCGAGGATGAGGAAACCGGCGAGCTGTTCGCGACCAACGTCGCCTGCACGCTGCTCGATCGGCGTCACGGCCGCTGCTCCGACTATCGCAACCGCAAGCGGCGAGTCTCCGACTGCGTCATCCTCGACCGCAACAAGCTGGGCACGCTGGACTGGCTGCCGGACACCTGCGCCTATCGGCTGCGGGCCGAGGACAAGCCGCTTCCGCAATGGCATTACCTGATCTCCGGCGACCGCGAGACGGTACACGAGGCCGGCCAGTCGACGCGCGGCTGGACGGTCAGCGAGGACGATGCGGGCGAGCTTGAATATCATATGGTCGACCGTGGCCTCTGA
- a CDS encoding M48 family metallopeptidase: MNIIWSTVASERLERHPDLPAPILLSPLRSARRMRLRYDAARHLLKVTYPRGLSRRAVLSWATGHRDWIDRQITEAPAAEPFAPGATIPIDGADVLLVQVEGAGRSPLLAEGRLVVGGPASAFPGRIERFLKRLALETLSRETAEVAARAGIAPASVGIGDAATRWGSCSSARRIRYSWRLILAPAEARQFVVAHEVAHLIELNHGPKFKQVERDLFGGDVAEARALLRAWGPRLKGIGRRG; encoded by the coding sequence TTGAATATCATATGGTCGACCGTGGCCTCTGAACGGCTCGAACGGCACCCGGACCTGCCGGCGCCGATCCTGCTTTCCCCGCTGCGAAGCGCCCGCCGGATGCGCCTTCGCTACGACGCTGCAAGGCATTTGCTCAAAGTCACCTATCCGCGCGGATTGTCGCGCCGGGCGGTGTTGAGCTGGGCAACCGGGCATCGCGACTGGATCGACCGGCAGATCACCGAAGCGCCCGCGGCCGAACCGTTCGCTCCGGGCGCGACCATTCCCATCGATGGGGCCGATGTCCTTCTGGTGCAGGTTGAAGGGGCCGGCCGTTCACCGCTGCTCGCCGAAGGCCGGCTGGTCGTCGGCGGGCCAGCCAGCGCCTTTCCCGGCCGCATCGAGCGCTTCCTGAAGCGGCTGGCGCTGGAGACGTTGTCGCGGGAAACGGCGGAGGTCGCCGCACGCGCCGGGATCGCGCCCGCGTCGGTCGGGATCGGCGATGCGGCGACCCGCTGGGGAAGCTGCAGCAGCGCGCGCCGGATTCGCTATAGCTGGCGGCTAATCCTGGCGCCGGCCGAGGCGCGCCAGTTCGTCGTCGCCCATGAAGTGGCCCACCTGATCGAGCTCAATCACGGACCGAAGTTCAAGCAGGTCGAGCGCGACCTGTTCGGCGGCGACGTTGCCGAAGCGCGGGCCTTATTGCGCGCCTGGGGGCCGCGGCTGAAGGGGATCGGCCGGCGGGGCTGA
- a CDS encoding molecular chaperone, whose amino-acid sequence MKLALNVAAAVALLSCALPAAPAAAAVGDLLVAPTRLVLDGRKGAEVILNNIGDEPATYRISVEFRRMLPDGSLEEVKSPSSAEQAASNMIVYAPRRVTLAPNEPQSIRINARAPQGLADGEYRVHLLFRAIPPAIPVAQQATAEAKGVSFRLIPVYGVTIPVIVRLGSLQVQAAINNVRVAERDGKRAIALALTRSGTRSTFGDVRVLKSGIKDPIAIQRAVAVYTDVNSRDVVIPVAESFKGQLAGPVTVQYIETFEDGSKTLAETQAVLR is encoded by the coding sequence ATGAAGCTTGCCTTGAACGTCGCCGCAGCCGTCGCGCTGCTGTCCTGCGCCTTGCCCGCGGCCCCGGCGGCCGCCGCCGTCGGCGACCTGCTGGTCGCGCCGACCCGCCTGGTGCTCGACGGCCGCAAGGGTGCGGAAGTCATCCTAAACAATATCGGCGACGAGCCGGCGACCTATCGCATCTCGGTCGAATTCCGGCGGATGTTGCCCGACGGGTCGCTGGAAGAAGTGAAGTCGCCGAGCAGCGCGGAACAGGCCGCGAGCAACATGATCGTCTATGCGCCGCGGCGGGTGACCCTCGCCCCGAACGAGCCGCAGTCGATCCGAATCAACGCGCGCGCCCCGCAAGGGCTGGCCGACGGCGAATATCGAGTCCACCTGCTGTTCCGCGCGATCCCGCCGGCAATCCCGGTCGCGCAGCAGGCGACCGCCGAAGCCAAGGGCGTCAGCTTCCGCCTGATCCCGGTTTATGGCGTCACCATCCCGGTCATCGTCCGGCTCGGCTCGCTGCAGGTGCAGGCGGCGATCAACAACGTCCGCGTCGCCGAGCGGGACGGGAAGCGCGCCATCGCGCTCGCGCTGACCCGCTCCGGCACGCGCTCCACCTTCGGCGACGTCAGGGTGCTGAAAAGCGGCATCAAGGATCCCATCGCGATCCAGCGCGCGGTTGCCGTCTACACCGACGTCAATTCGCGCGACGTCGTCATTCCGGTCGCCGAATCCTTCAAGGGCCAGCTCGCCGGCCCGGTCACGGTCCAATATATCGAGACGTTCGAGGACGGGTCGAAGACCCTCGCCGAAACGCAAGCGGTCCTCAGGTAA
- a CDS encoding DUF4402 domain-containing protein produces the protein MKKLVLAGAFAALALTATGANAAPVSATTNATGKVRILTPLKLESTQNFDLGTIVLSGPSGFSTSVGLNQAGALTCDTTKVTCSGTTSVAKYKINGTPGAVVTVTAPNVSLSNGSATLTLTLDAPASVTLTSAATTLAGEVFSIGGSIPVTSATADGVYTGNFNISADYQ, from the coding sequence ATGAAAAAGCTCGTTCTCGCCGGCGCCTTTGCCGCGCTCGCTCTTACGGCAACCGGCGCCAACGCGGCCCCGGTTTCGGCTACCACCAATGCCACCGGCAAGGTCCGGATCTTGACTCCGCTCAAGCTGGAATCGACCCAGAACTTCGACCTCGGCACGATCGTCCTGTCGGGCCCGTCGGGCTTCTCGACCTCGGTCGGCCTCAACCAGGCCGGTGCGCTGACCTGCGACACCACCAAGGTCACCTGCTCGGGCACGACTTCGGTCGCCAAGTACAAGATCAACGGCACCCCTGGTGCGGTTGTCACCGTCACGGCCCCGAACGTTTCGCTCAGCAACGGCTCGGCCACGCTGACGCTGACGCTCGACGCGCCGGCAAGCGTGACGCTGACCAGCGCCGCGACGACGCTGGCCGGTGAAGTGTTCTCGATCGGTGGTTCTATCCCGGTGACCTCGGCGACCGCCGACGGCGTCTACACCGGCAACTTCAACATCAGCGCCGACTATCAGTAA
- a CDS encoding DUF1491 family protein — MSERLPAGLEASALLRLAEAQGGFGTILRKGDEERGALLLVVTRRGVHVACLERALAANGGYAWQAVGPAESSSAEDLADFLQKRTRFDEDLWVIELDIPQPERFVAETTAAS; from the coding sequence ATGAGCGAGCGCCTGCCAGCCGGGCTGGAAGCGTCGGCACTGCTTCGGCTGGCCGAGGCACAGGGCGGTTTCGGGACGATCCTTCGCAAGGGCGATGAAGAGCGCGGCGCGCTGTTGCTGGTCGTCACTCGCCGCGGCGTCCACGTCGCCTGCCTGGAGCGCGCGTTAGCGGCGAACGGCGGCTATGCCTGGCAGGCCGTTGGCCCGGCCGAATCGAGCAGCGCCGAGGATTTGGCCGATTTCCTGCAAAAGCGCACCCGCTTCGACGAAGATTTGTGGGTGATCGAACTGGATATCCCGCAGCCGGAACGATTCGTCGCTGAAACGACAGCGGCGAGTTGA
- a CDS encoding DUF4402 domain-containing protein, which produces MAPRVGLCGMLAMAAGLAVAMPVPAQAQCRLCRTPTTDAPSLGTSKSEIALNVEASLDFDRLVLFGQGGGSATLLPSGERSASGGITAISGRAMVGAVTVRGEPGRAVRIDLPDRLRLYSLSGGSIAIDQIGSDLPQAPKLDSNGALSFRFGGRLSIAGDAEGDYRGDVPITVEYL; this is translated from the coding sequence ATGGCGCCCCGTGTCGGTCTTTGTGGAATGCTCGCGATGGCGGCGGGGCTGGCCGTCGCAATGCCGGTGCCGGCCCAGGCGCAATGCCGGCTGTGCCGAACGCCGACCACCGACGCGCCGTCGCTCGGCACCAGCAAGAGCGAGATCGCGCTCAACGTCGAAGCCTCGCTCGATTTCGACCGGCTTGTCCTGTTCGGGCAAGGCGGCGGATCGGCGACCCTGCTGCCAAGCGGCGAACGCAGCGCCAGCGGCGGGATCACCGCGATCAGCGGCCGGGCCATGGTCGGCGCCGTGACCGTTCGCGGAGAGCCGGGCCGGGCGGTGCGAATCGACCTTCCGGACAGGCTCCGGCTCTATTCGCTATCGGGCGGAAGCATCGCCATCGACCAGATCGGAAGCGATCTTCCGCAGGCGCCCAAGCTCGATTCCAATGGCGCCTTGTCGTTCCGCTTCGGCGGCCGCTTGTCGATCGCCGGCGATGCCGAGGGCGACTATCGCGGGGACGTGCCGATCACCGTCGAATACCTGTAG
- a CDS encoding transglycosylase domain-containing protein, with product MARSPSATGRRPIRTAFQLLLYATLLGLLALGVAVAVAVASLPSYQQLSKRSDLGQMIRVHGADGSVLLSLGPSFGNWLSYDQIPREMRSAMVAIEDKRFRSHLGVDPIGIARSFKVRLESGRWRQGGSTITQQLARNIFLTNSRNFGRKIKEAVLALAIERKFSKDQILELYLNRVYFGGGAYGIDAASRRFFGHGAENLSLGEAAIIAGLVKAPSNYSPTADVEAARSRSQVVLDAMVENGFVSAGAAASADPAKIRVQPTVKENSVRYFTDWALPQLDTLIDETSEPIDVWTTLDPRMQAAADRAIATNAPAGTQGALVSLDRDGAVRAMIGGRNYVQSIYNRATQAQRQAGSAFKLFVYLSALESGMKPTDTMVDRPVDINGWQPRNSSRSYAGEVTLREAFSRSLNTISAQIGEQVGFSTIADMAHRFGITTAISTYPSMVLGTSDVRLIEMTQAFASVANRGAGVTPYGITKVVTNDGEVLYRHDAQEERVLVAPWVAAEMTDLLQTAVMSGTGRAAQIGRPVAGKTGTTSSNKDGWFIGFSSGLTTGVWMGRDNARAVAGLQGGTAPARAFHDYMTVAVANRPVQPFETQVPLPDWGLDADEQYPDGEYINPSAGQMVDADGNPIFVDDPNGGAQQQPPVYEGDPGDSGSSPPFRDPFAPAPQPQPQRLPQTLPPPPGPGQQQPRSAPPADPLQPRPPGAQ from the coding sequence ATGGCCCGATCCCCATCCGCAACCGGCCGACGCCCGATCCGAACGGCGTTCCAGCTCCTGCTCTATGCGACCCTGCTTGGCCTGCTTGCGCTTGGTGTCGCGGTCGCCGTCGCGGTCGCGTCGCTGCCCAGTTACCAGCAGCTGTCGAAACGCTCCGACCTCGGCCAGATGATCCGCGTCCACGGCGCCGACGGTTCGGTCCTGCTCTCGCTCGGGCCAAGCTTCGGCAATTGGCTCAGCTACGACCAGATCCCGCGCGAGATGCGCTCGGCCATGGTGGCGATCGAGGACAAGCGCTTCCGCTCGCACCTCGGCGTCGACCCGATCGGCATCGCTCGCTCGTTCAAGGTCCGGCTCGAATCCGGCCGCTGGCGGCAAGGCGGCTCGACCATCACCCAGCAACTCGCCCGCAACATCTTCCTGACCAACAGCCGCAACTTCGGCCGCAAGATCAAGGAAGCAGTGCTCGCGCTCGCCATCGAGCGCAAATTCTCGAAGGACCAGATCCTCGAACTCTATCTCAACCGGGTCTATTTCGGCGGCGGCGCCTACGGCATCGACGCAGCATCGCGCCGCTTCTTCGGCCACGGCGCCGAAAACCTGTCGCTTGGCGAAGCGGCAATCATCGCCGGCCTGGTCAAGGCGCCGTCCAATTACTCCCCAACCGCGGACGTTGAGGCCGCGCGCAGCCGTTCGCAGGTCGTGCTCGACGCGATGGTTGAAAACGGCTTCGTGTCGGCCGGCGCCGCCGCCAGCGCCGACCCGGCCAAGATTCGGGTGCAGCCGACCGTCAAGGAAAACAGCGTCCGCTACTTCACCGATTGGGCGCTGCCGCAGCTTGATACGCTGATCGACGAAACCAGCGAGCCGATCGACGTGTGGACGACGCTCGATCCGCGCATGCAGGCCGCGGCCGACCGCGCGATCGCCACCAACGCGCCCGCCGGAACGCAGGGGGCCCTGGTTTCGCTCGACCGAGACGGCGCCGTCCGTGCGATGATCGGCGGCCGCAACTACGTCCAGTCGATTTACAACCGCGCGACCCAGGCCCAGCGGCAGGCGGGCTCCGCGTTCAAGCTGTTCGTCTACTTAAGCGCGCTTGAAAGCGGGATGAAGCCGACCGACACGATGGTCGATCGCCCGGTCGACATCAACGGCTGGCAGCCGCGCAATTCCAGCCGGTCCTATGCCGGCGAAGTCACCCTTCGCGAGGCGTTTTCGCGGTCGCTGAACACGATCAGCGCCCAGATCGGCGAACAGGTCGGCTTCTCGACCATCGCGGACATGGCGCATCGCTTCGGCATCACCACGGCCATCTCGACCTATCCCTCGATGGTCCTGGGGACGAGCGACGTCCGGTTGATCGAAATGACGCAGGCGTTCGCTTCGGTCGCCAACCGCGGCGCGGGGGTAACGCCTTATGGCATCACCAAGGTCGTGACCAACGACGGCGAGGTTCTCTACCGCCACGATGCGCAGGAGGAACGCGTCCTGGTCGCCCCCTGGGTCGCCGCAGAAATGACCGACCTGCTGCAAACCGCGGTGATGTCCGGCACCGGTCGGGCGGCGCAGATCGGGCGTCCGGTGGCGGGCAAGACCGGCACCACCAGTTCCAACAAGGACGGCTGGTTCATCGGCTTCTCAAGCGGGCTCACCACCGGCGTATGGATGGGCCGCGACAATGCCCGCGCGGTGGCCGGGCTCCAGGGCGGGACCGCGCCGGCCCGCGCATTCCACGACTATATGACGGTCGCCGTCGCCAATCGGCCGGTACAGCCGTTCGAAACGCAGGTGCCGCTGCCTGACTGGGGCCTCGACGCCGACGAGCAGTATCCGGACGGCGAATATATCAACCCGAGCGCGGGCCAGATGGTCGACGCCGACGGCAACCCGATCTTCGTGGACGATCCGAACGGCGGGGCGCAGCAACAGCCGCCGGTTTACGAAGGCGACCCGGGCGACAGCGGATCCAGTCCGCCGTTCCGCGACCCATTCGCGCCAGCTCCGCAGCCGCAGCCGCAGCGCCTGCCGCAAACGCTGCCGCCGCCGCCCGGCCCGGGACAACAGCAGCCGCGGTCAGCCCCGCCGGCCGATCCCCTTCAGCCGCGGCCCCCAGGCGCGCAATAA
- a CDS encoding PTS sugar transporter subunit IIA: MQLTEFLDFEAIKPALSAGNKRQLLQQLASLAASRLDAKSAAILSSLTEREKLGSTGFGQGVAIPHGKVEGLNRIYCLVARLSEPIRYDAIDGAPVDLVFLLLSPPDAGAEHLKALAAVSRVVRHGPTLEKMRGARSRDALAAVLMGADERDAA, translated from the coding sequence ATGCAGCTGACCGAGTTCCTCGATTTCGAAGCCATCAAGCCGGCGCTGTCGGCGGGCAACAAGCGCCAGCTGCTGCAGCAGCTGGCGAGCCTTGCGGCGAGTCGGCTGGACGCCAAGTCGGCGGCGATCCTCAGCAGCCTGACCGAGCGCGAGAAGCTCGGCTCGACCGGCTTTGGGCAGGGCGTCGCCATTCCGCACGGCAAGGTCGAAGGGCTCAACCGCATTTACTGCCTGGTTGCGCGGCTGTCGGAGCCGATCCGTTACGACGCGATCGACGGCGCGCCCGTCGACCTGGTGTTCCTGCTGCTGTCACCGCCGGACGCGGGCGCGGAGCACCTGAAGGCGTTGGCGGCCGTCAGCCGCGTGGTCCGGCACGGGCCGACGCTCGAGAAGATGCGCGGCGCGCGAAGCCGCGATGCGCTGGCCGCGGTGCTGATGGGGGCCGACGAGCGGGATGCGGCTTAG
- a CDS encoding ankyrin repeat domain-containing protein, whose amino-acid sequence MKWWEAAAAALVLVGSSAGALAQKAGQANADSFVKAVREQDNANAMDMLRENPGLIDARGDKGQTALIAAIGERDPEWTAFLLSRGADPNFTGEDGDRPLIAAARAGFEDGAMLLLEKGAKVDATNKRGETALIVAVQRKQPAIVKLLLGSGADPDKNDSFAGYSARDYALQDTRSRDIIKLIEAKKPPPRP is encoded by the coding sequence ATGAAGTGGTGGGAAGCCGCCGCGGCCGCTTTGGTCCTGGTGGGCAGCAGCGCGGGCGCATTGGCGCAGAAGGCCGGCCAGGCCAATGCCGACTCGTTCGTGAAGGCAGTGCGCGAGCAGGACAATGCCAATGCGATGGACATGCTCCGCGAGAATCCGGGGCTGATCGATGCCCGCGGCGACAAGGGGCAGACCGCGCTGATCGCCGCCATCGGCGAGCGCGACCCCGAATGGACGGCGTTCCTGCTGTCGCGCGGCGCCGATCCGAACTTCACCGGCGAGGATGGAGACCGGCCGTTGATCGCCGCCGCACGCGCCGGTTTCGAGGACGGGGCCATGTTGCTCCTGGAAAAAGGGGCGAAGGTCGACGCGACCAACAAGCGGGGCGAGACCGCGCTGATCGTGGCGGTGCAGCGCAAGCAGCCGGCGATCGTGAAGCTGCTGCTCGGCAGCGGTGCCGATCCCGACAAGAACGACAGCTTCGCCGGCTATTCGGCCCGCGATTACGCGCTTCAGGACACGCGTTCGCGCGACATCATCAAGCTGATCGAAGCGAAGAAGCCGCCGCCCAGGCCCTAA
- the dnaQ gene encoding DNA polymerase III subunit epsilon → MREIVFDTETTGLSPADGDRMVEIGCVEIFNRVETGRHFHAYFNPERTMPFGAQAVHGLSDVFLSDKPRFSERVQELLDFIEDAPLVAHNAGFDFSFLNWELNLCGRDPVCTTRMVDTLAIARTRHPGAKHSLDALCMRFGVDRSQRIKHGALLDAQLLTQVYIELTGGRQIGLGLVAETEVTDNAGAIGTVTVREPRIPRPHFAAVEELERHRAFMAKLTDPLWARFAGAS, encoded by the coding sequence GTGCGGGAAATCGTATTCGATACAGAGACTACCGGGCTCAGCCCGGCCGACGGCGACCGCATGGTCGAAATCGGCTGCGTCGAGATTTTCAATCGGGTCGAGACCGGTCGCCACTTCCATGCCTATTTCAATCCCGAGCGGACGATGCCGTTCGGGGCGCAGGCGGTCCACGGGCTCAGCGACGTCTTCCTGTCGGACAAGCCGCGCTTTTCGGAGCGGGTTCAGGAGCTGCTCGACTTCATCGAAGATGCGCCGCTGGTCGCCCACAACGCCGGCTTCGACTTCAGCTTCCTCAACTGGGAGCTGAACCTGTGCGGGCGCGACCCGGTCTGCACCACCCGGATGGTCGATACACTGGCGATCGCCCGGACGCGGCATCCCGGCGCCAAGCACAGCCTGGACGCCCTGTGCATGCGCTTCGGCGTCGATCGCAGCCAGCGCATCAAGCATGGCGCCTTGCTCGACGCGCAGCTGCTGACGCAGGTATATATCGAACTGACCGGCGGCCGTCAGATCGGCCTGGGTCTGGTCGCGGAAACAGAAGTCACGGACAATGCCGGGGCCATCGGCACCGTCACGGTGCGCGAGCCGCGGATTCCGCGGCCGCATTTTGCGGCGGTTGAGGAGCTTGAGCGCCATCGTGCGTTTATGGCCAAGCTGACCGACCCGTTGTGGGCACGGTTCGCCGGAGCAAGTTGA